CGGCCGGCCCGGCCCCGGGTCAGCGCCGTCCAGCGAGCGACCGGGAACCCCGCAGGCCGGAGCACCGCGCCGGGGGAGACGCAATTGACGGCGATGCCGCGCCGGCGGAGCGCGACGGCCAGCCCGCGCGTCAGCGCCACGAGCCCGGCCTTGGAGACGGTGTAGGGGACGTGGCCGGGCCAGGCCCGGTCGGCTCCGGCGTCGCCGATCATCACGATGTGGCCGCCGGCGCGGCGCATCGCGGCGGCCGCGCCCTGCGAGCAGAAGAATGCCGCGCGCAGGTTCACGTCGAGGAACCGATCGTACTGGGCTGGGGTTACCGTCGCGAATGGCGTGCGCGCGAAGACCCCGGCGTTATTGACCAGCACATCCAGACCGTCCAGCCAGCGGCTGGCCTCGGCCACGAGACGCCGGGCGGCCCGCGGGTCGGTGAGGTCGGCGCGAAGCGCGCATGCGCGCACGCCGTATCCCCGGAGGTCGGCGAGCGTCTGCCGGGCCGCTCGCGCGGAGCGGTGGTAGCTGATGGCCACATCCATCCCGGCCTCGGCCAGGGCCAGCGCGATGACGCGGCCCAGCCGGATGGCGCCACCGGTCACCAGGGCGCGACCTCGTTTCTTGACGCTCGCGCGCGGCTGTGGTGTCATCATCGACCCGGCATGGCGTGGAACATGAGAGCCTGGCTGAAGGTCCGGCTCATCACCGGATTCTTCGTGACGGTGCCCGCGGTCGTTACGGCGTGGATCCTGTGGATCTTCTGGAGTGGCATCGACGACATCTTCGGCCCGATGTACCAGCACGTCTTCGGGCGGCCGGTGCCGGGACTGGGGTTTCTCACCGCGGTGGCGGTGATCGTGTTGATGGGCGCCATCGCCCGCAACGTCGTGGGCCAGCGGGTGCTCACGTGGGCCGATGTCGTCCTGCTCAAGCTCCCGCTCTTCGGCCGTCTCTATCCGTCGGTCAAGACGCTGGTGGAGGCCTTCTCGCCCGAGCGCCGCAGCTCGTTCAAGGCCGTGGTGCTCGTGCAACATCCCCGCGAGGGCGAGTACGCCTTCGGGTTCGTCACCAGCGACGTCTTCGTCGAAACGCCGACGGGCAAGGTGCAGATGGTCACCGTGTTCATCCCCACCAACAACCTGTATCTGGGCGAAATCGTGCTGGTGCCGCACGCCGACGTCATCGCGACCGGGCTCACCGTCGAGGAGGGGATCCGGGTCATCCTGTCAGCCGGAACCGCTACCCCGGCTCGTCTCCCCCGCTCGTAGCCGACGCGCCCAGCCGCTCACCGCCTCGCCCAGCGGGAAGAGCTTACCCAGGAAGAAGTGGTTGGCCCCGTCGATGACGCTGACGACCGCGTCGGGCAGCCGCCGGGTCAGGCGCTCGAGCGAGTCGATCGGGCAATACTCGTCGCGGCTGCCGGCGACGATGAGCAGGGAGGCCGGGAACCGGTCGAGGGCGACGAAGGGCTCCTCACCGACCATGGCCAGCGGGGGAGCGATGAGCGCCAGCCCCGCCAGGGTCGGCCCGGCGCCGCGGTCGGTGGCAAGCCGGGCGCTGACCGTGGCCCCGAACGAGTAGCCGATCAGGACGAGGGGGCCGGCGGGCCCGATGAGGCCCCGCAGATAGGCCATGGCCGCTTGGACGTCGCGCTCCTCGCCCACGCCTCCGTCATGAACGCCTGTGGACGCGCCCACGCCCCGGAAGTTGAAGCGAAGCGTGGCGAATCCCAGCGCGGAGCACACCTCGACGGCCCTCACCACCACGGGGTTGTCCATGTCGCCCCCGTAGAGGGGATGGGGGTGGCAGGCCACCGCCCCGGCCGGGACGGCCGGGGCCGAGGCGACTTGTGCCTCGAGCAGGACGCCGTCGCGGGTGGCGAGAGTCGCCGCCCGTTCGGCTATCATATCGCCAGAGAATACAGACCGACGGTCGGTCCGTCCAACTGATGTGCTAGCTCACTATCTGACCCGGCATCGCATCGGCGCCTACCTCGATGGGGCCCTCGAGGAATCCGAGGCCCGGGCCACGGCCCGTCACCTTGCCGGCTGCGGGCGGTGTCAGCGGGAGGCCGAGCGCCTGCGCCGCCTGCACGCGTTGCTCCGTGACGCGATGCCAGCGGCGAGCGCACCCGACTGGACCGGGTTCTGGCCCGGCATCGTGCGCCGGATCGAGCGGCCTCGCCGCTCCGCGCCCACGCCCGCGGCGGCGGCGCGGCCAGGGCTGGGGTGGAGGCCCCGGCTGGCCCTCGGCGGCGCGCTGGTCGCGTTGCTCGCCAGCCTGATGGTCTGGCAGGCGCTCTGGCCAGACTTCGCCCCCGAACACCGGGTGATGGTGAGGTCCGCCCGGACGGAAATCCCGGATGGAGGTCTCATGGTCTACGCGCCGCCGGAGCGGGACCTGGCGGTCGTGTGGATCCTCGAGAAGCAGTGAAGGCCCGGCTCAGCGCTCCTTGAGACCGGCGAGCCGCTCCCGGGCCAGGGGGGTTTCCTCGGCCTGCGGGAAGTTCTCCACCAGATACTGGAGCCGGGCCTGGGCGGCGGCCGGCTGCTTGAGCTCGATCAGCGCCAGGGCCTCTTTGTACAGCGCCGCCGGAGCCTTGTCGCTGCGCGAGTAGTTCGCGAGCACCTGCCGGAACGCCTGCACCGACTGCTGCAGCTCCTTGGTGGCCTCCTCGCTCTTTCCCGCGTCGATATGGCCGCGGGCCATGGCCAGGTGGGCTTCCCCGATCCAGTACTGGGCATTCGCGCTCAGCTCGTGATCCGGGTACCGGCGGAGAAACTCATGGAACCCCGAGATCGCCAGGGCGTAGCCGCCCTTGCTGAAGTCGATGTACGCCGCCTGGTAGACGTCCTGCGGCTGGAGCGCCCCGGTGGACGACCGAGCGCCCGGGGTGGGGGCAGCCCGTCCGGGAATCGGAGCCGGGGAGGTGGCTCGGGGCGCCAGCCTCGGGCTCGCCGTGGCCCCGGGACTCGGCGCAGTCGGCGTCGGGCCGGGGGAGGCGGGCGGGCGGGCCTGGCGGCCGATGGCGTCTAGCTTGGCGCCCAGGTCATCCACGCGCCTGCTCAGGGAGGTCACCGTCGTCGACAACCCTTCGATGCGCTGGGCGAGGCCAGCCTGTCGCTCGGTCTCGCCGGTTCGCTCACGCACCCGGCCCTCGACCTGAGGGGCAAGCCCGTCGAGCTGCGACTTGAGCTGCCGAACCGCCGTCTGCATGGCGATGACGTCGGCGCGGAGCATCTCGACGTCCTGCTGGCTGGCGGTACCGGTGACTTCGGCGACGTTGGCGCAACCGGCTACCAGCACGAGCGCGACGAGGAGCCCGCCCGTGCTCCTCGCCGCGGTCATGACGGGGCTCAGCGCGGCTTGACCAGGAAGTGCGCGCGCCGGTTCTTGGCCCAGCACGCCTCGCTCTTCTCCATACAACCGGGTCGCTCCTCACCGTAGCTGATGATGGTGATTCGACTGGCCTGGACGCCCTGCGACACCAGGTAGTTCATGGCCGCCTTGGCGCGGCGCTCACCCAGGGCCAGGTTGTACTCGTTGGTGCCCCGCTCGTCGCAGTGTCCCTCGATCAGTACCAGCATGCTGCTGTTGCTCTTGAGCCAACTGGCGTTGGCGTCGAGCGTCTTGGCGTCGGCCGGCCGGATGTCGTACCGATCGAAGTCGAAGTGGACGTCCTGCAGGTCCGGTACTTCCACGAAGTCTTTCGGGATCGGCCGCGCGCCGGCCGTACCGGGCGTCATCCCGGCCCCACTAGAACCGCCGGGAGCAAACCCGGTCGAACCGGACTGGGTGGATCCACCGGACCGCGCGCCGTCGATGCCCGGCCCGCTCCCGGGATCACCCGGCTGAGACGCAGGCCCCGCCTGCATGCTGCGGGCACCGCCACCCGGAGCCGGCGCCGAGGTCTGGCTTGTCGCCGGGCGTTTCGCGCACCCGACGAGTGTCACGGTTAAGACGAGGAGCGAGACGAGAACGCCACGGCAACCACGGCTCACCATGACTCCTCCTTTGGGGCCTGTATGCCCGCAGTGAACGACAACTGATCGTATCACGGTAGGCGCGGCGACCAGGAAGGACTTGTGTGATCCGCCGAACCGCGCGTTACCAGAGCCTGTTCGCTTCCGTCGGCCTGCATCGCGTAGATCCGCCAGGAGCCCGACCGGCTGGACTGGAACAGCAGGTGGCGGCCGTTGGGGGCCCAGCTGCCGCTCTCGTTGTCGCCGGGGCCGGCCGTCAGGCGGCGGGGATTCGAGCCATCGGGCGCGATGGCCCAGAGGTCGTGCGTGCCCTCCCGGATGGTGAAGACGATGGTGTCCCCTCGAGGCGACCACCGCGGCTGGGTGTGGAATCCGCCGGAGGTGATCTGGCGCAGGTTGGCGCCATCGACGTCCATCACGAAGATGTGCGGTCGGCCCAGACGGTCGGAGGCGAAGGCCAGCTCGCGGCTGGTCGGCGACCATGAGGGATCGGTGTCGATGCCGGCATGCCGGGTGAGACGCCGGAAGGTGCCGGTCGCCAGCGTGAGGACGTAGATCTCCGGGTTGCCATCCTTCGACAACGTGAGAGCCAGCATCCGCCCGTCCGGGCTCCAGGCGGGCGCCGAGTTGATGCCGGCGAAGGCGGCCAGGACCTGTTCCGGCCGGCGCTCGAACGGAAAGGCCCGGAAGAGGTCCGGATAGCCGTTCTTGAACGACAGATAGACGAGCGACCGGGTGTCGGGGCCCCAGACCGGCATGAGGTTGATCGAGCCGTTGCGCGACAGGGGTCGCTCGGCGTACCCATCGTAGTCCGCGACCATGATCTCCTTCGCCCCGCGGGGCCCCACGACGTAGGCCATCTTCGTATCCGCCACGCCGCGTTCCCCGGTGAACTGCAGCACGATCTCGTCGGCGATCTTGTGAGCCAGGCGGCGGGGCTGATCGGCGGAGACCTCGAAGCGACGGGACGCGATGAGGCGTTGCTCGGGGTTCGTCAAGTCGTACAGGCGCATCTCGGCCTCGAGCCGGTTACCCCGGACCGCCAGGAGGCCATGCACGCCGGCGTGGGCCCCGGCCGCGGCGAAGTCGGCCCAGGATTGCCGGAGGGCGACCGGGTTGTTGGCGGGGATCGCGCCGGTCGCGGCCACGACACTGAAGAGCCCGGTGAACGTGAGATCGCGCCCGGTCACGGCCGGCAACTGCTTGGCCAGGTCGTTGGCATCGGCGCCGCCCACGACGGTGAATTCCGGGATCGCGATGTTGATCTTCTTGCCACCGGTACCCTGGATGTTGATCCAAACGTCGACGCCGCGCCCCTGAGCGCGTGAGGGCGGGGGCGCGGTCCCGAACGGCAAGGCCAGCACGCTCAAGGTCAGGATCATGATGGCCAGGCGTAGTTTCACAGGCGTTACCTCGCGCTGGGATCGTACATGAACTGAAGACCAATGGTCAGGACGGGCTTCTCGAAGCCCTGAGGGAGCGGGGGAAAGGGGCTGGCTCCGGCGACCGCACGCAGCGCGAACTGATCGTAGGCCGGGTTGCCCGAGGACTTGCTCACCGAGAGCCCTTTGAGCTGGCCGTCACTGGCGATCCCGAAGATGACCTCCGGCTGCTTTCCCTGGATGGCCTGGCCCTCCCACCGCTCCTGGATCTTCCGGTGCACGGCCTGGATGTACCACGTGTACGGGAAATCCGAAACGTTGAGGGAAAGGCTGCCCAGACCCTGAGTGGCGCCAGTCGGCTGGCCGGCGGGGGGCAGCGGTGGCGCTTCGGGGGCCGGCGCGGGAGCGGGCTTCGCTGCTGACGGCCGGCTCGGTGTCGGCAAGCGCGGAGAGGCCGGCGCGCGGGCGATGGTCGGGAGCTCCTTGTCGCCCGGACGCAGGGCCGCCGGCGCGCGGGGCGTCGAGCGCCGCTCGGGCAGCACGGCCGGCTCTCGGGCCGCGGATGCGCGCGGCGCGGGCGGCAATTCCTTCGTGGCGGCGGACTCGCGCGCGGGAAGCTCCCGCGGCGCCTCGCGCCGTGGCGGCTCGGGCGCCGGCCGGCGTGGGGCCGGGGCAGCCGGCTCGGGCGCGGCGGGTCGGGTCTGTGGACTGGGCGCCGCCGCCAGGGCCGGGACCAGATTGACGACGTACGTCTTGGATGGGCTGACGCGCCAGGCGGCGGCCATCGCGACGAGGCCCAGAATGAGCGCCAGGTGCCCGAGCGCCGATAGGGCGAGCGGGAAGAGCGGGATCTGCCCGCGACGGAGGGCCGGCCCCGGGTCGGGCCGAGGCGGGAGGCGCAGCGTCATCGCCGCTGTGGACATCTCAGCGCCGGCGGGTTGGCTCCGTCACCATGCCGAGTCGCTCGATGCCGGCTCGGCGCACGCGATCCATCGTCTCGATCACGGCACCGTAGGACAGCCCCGCGTCCGCCTTGAGATAGAGCGTCTTGTCGTTCCGGTTCTTGAACGTGTCCCGCAGCGCCTGCTCCAGGCCCGCCGGCGTGACCCGGCGGTCGTTGAGGAACAGGCCCTGATCTCGGGTGACCGTCAGCACCATCCGCTCTTCGACCGCCGTCGGTCGGGAGGCGGCCCGGGGAAGATTGACGTCGATGCCCCGGTACATCATGGGCGCGGTGAGCATGAAGATGAGGAGCAGGACGAGGACGACATCCACGAGCGGGATGATGTTGATCTCGGCCAGTGACGTTCCGATGCGCCGGGACGCGCCCGAGTCCGGATTAAAGGCCATCTTTGCCCACCCGCGCCACCTTGGTCGGCCGCGAGAAGACGTTGAGGAGGTCGAGCGTGAACCCCTCCATCTCGGTGGCCCAGTGCTTTACGCGATTGACGAAGTAGTTGTAGCCAATGACGGCCGGGATGGCGGCGGCCAGGCCGA
Above is a genomic segment from Candidatus Methylomirabilota bacterium containing:
- a CDS encoding SDR family oxidoreductase, which produces MMTPQPRASVKKRGRALVTGGAIRLGRVIALALAEAGMDVAISYHRSARAARQTLADLRGYGVRACALRADLTDPRAARRLVAEASRWLDGLDVLVNNAGVFARTPFATVTPAQYDRFLDVNLRAAFFCSQGAAAAMRRAGGHIVMIGDAGADRAWPGHVPYTVSKAGLVALTRGLAVALRRRGIAVNCVSPGAVLRPAGFPVARWTALTRGRAGRPEDVAAAVRFFATCPAYITGQVLRVDGGG
- a CDS encoding DUF502 domain-containing protein produces the protein MRAWLKVRLITGFFVTVPAVVTAWILWIFWSGIDDIFGPMYQHVFGRPVPGLGFLTAVAVIVLMGAIARNVVGQRVLTWADVVLLKLPLFGRLYPSVKTLVEAFSPERRSSFKAVVLVQHPREGEYAFGFVTSDVFVETPTGKVQMVTVFIPTNNLYLGEIVLVPHADVIATGLTVEEGIRVILSAGTATPARLPRS
- a CDS encoding alpha/beta family hydrolase; its protein translation is MIAERAATLATRDGVLLEAQVASAPAVPAGAVACHPHPLYGGDMDNPVVVRAVEVCSALGFATLRFNFRGVGASTGVHDGGVGEERDVQAAMAYLRGLIGPAGPLVLIGYSFGATVSARLATDRGAGPTLAGLALIAPPLAMVGEEPFVALDRFPASLLIVAGSRDEYCPIDSLERLTRRLPDAVVSVIDGANHFFLGKLFPLGEAVSGWARRLRAGETSRGSGSG
- a CDS encoding zf-HC2 domain-containing protein; this translates as MLAHYLTRHRIGAYLDGALEESEARATARHLAGCGRCQREAERLRRLHALLRDAMPAASAPDWTGFWPGIVRRIERPRRSAPTPAAAARPGLGWRPRLALGGALVALLASLMVWQALWPDFAPEHRVMVRSARTEIPDGGLMVYAPPERDLAVVWILEKQ
- the bamD gene encoding outer membrane protein assembly factor BamD, whose protein sequence is MTAARSTGGLLVALVLVAGCANVAEVTGTASQQDVEMLRADVIAMQTAVRQLKSQLDGLAPQVEGRVRERTGETERQAGLAQRIEGLSTTVTSLSRRVDDLGAKLDAIGRQARPPASPGPTPTAPSPGATASPRLAPRATSPAPIPGRAAPTPGARSSTGALQPQDVYQAAYIDFSKGGYALAISGFHEFLRRYPDHELSANAQYWIGEAHLAMARGHIDAGKSEEATKELQQSVQAFRQVLANYSRSDKAPAALYKEALALIELKQPAAAQARLQYLVENFPQAEETPLARERLAGLKER
- the pal gene encoding peptidoglycan-associated lipoprotein Pal; amino-acid sequence: MTPGTAGARPIPKDFVEVPDLQDVHFDFDRYDIRPADAKTLDANASWLKSNSSMLVLIEGHCDERGTNEYNLALGERRAKAAMNYLVSQGVQASRITIISYGEERPGCMEKSEACWAKNRRAHFLVKPR
- the tolB gene encoding Tol-Pal system beta propeller repeat protein TolB, whose translation is MKLRLAIMILTLSVLALPFGTAPPPSRAQGRGVDVWINIQGTGGKKINIAIPEFTVVGGADANDLAKQLPAVTGRDLTFTGLFSVVAATGAIPANNPVALRQSWADFAAAGAHAGVHGLLAVRGNRLEAEMRLYDLTNPEQRLIASRRFEVSADQPRRLAHKIADEIVLQFTGERGVADTKMAYVVGPRGAKEIMVADYDGYAERPLSRNGSINLMPVWGPDTRSLVYLSFKNGYPDLFRAFPFERRPEQVLAAFAGINSAPAWSPDGRMLALTLSKDGNPEIYVLTLATGTFRRLTRHAGIDTDPSWSPTSRELAFASDRLGRPHIFVMDVDGANLRQITSGGFHTQPRWSPRGDTIVFTIREGTHDLWAIAPDGSNPRRLTAGPGDNESGSWAPNGRHLLFQSSRSGSWRIYAMQADGSEQALVTRGSADHTSPSWSPRLP
- a CDS encoding energy transducer TonB encodes the protein MTLRLPPRPDPGPALRRGQIPLFPLALSALGHLALILGLVAMAAAWRVSPSKTYVVNLVPALAAAPSPQTRPAAPEPAAPAPRRPAPEPPRREAPRELPARESAATKELPPAPRASAAREPAVLPERRSTPRAPAALRPGDKELPTIARAPASPRLPTPSRPSAAKPAPAPAPEAPPLPPAGQPTGATQGLGSLSLNVSDFPYTWYIQAVHRKIQERWEGQAIQGKQPEVIFGIASDGQLKGLSVSKSSGNPAYDQFALRAVAGASPFPPLPQGFEKPVLTIGLQFMYDPSAR
- a CDS encoding biopolymer transporter ExbD; amino-acid sequence: MAFNPDSGASRRIGTSLAEINIIPLVDVVLVLLLIFMLTAPMMYRGIDVNLPRAASRPTAVEERMVLTVTRDQGLFLNDRRVTPAGLEQALRDTFKNRNDKTLYLKADAGLSYGAVIETMDRVRRAGIERLGMVTEPTRRR